A genome region from Streptomyces sp. S4.7 includes the following:
- a CDS encoding OmpA family protein: MAASASADESPSTPPGTESTQPPPEVDGNSPGLKLRDGATLAPAKVLPIISVVESEGGEERREDTSESVKFALQAEVLFGKDSSKLSGAANARIAEVAAEIEKQGAKKVRVFGFTDNLGSSAHGDVLSKQRAEAVHGVLEKELSSAGITFEIRGYGEQFPIADNSDEEGRKKNRRVEVSFPRGEADSSQN, from the coding sequence ATGGCGGCGAGCGCGTCCGCCGACGAGTCGCCGAGTACGCCACCGGGGACTGAGTCGACCCAGCCACCGCCCGAGGTCGACGGCAACAGCCCCGGCCTCAAGCTCCGTGACGGCGCCACTCTCGCTCCGGCGAAGGTGCTGCCGATCATCTCGGTGGTCGAGTCAGAGGGCGGCGAAGAACGCCGCGAGGACACCAGCGAGAGTGTGAAGTTCGCGCTCCAGGCCGAGGTCCTCTTCGGCAAGGACAGCTCGAAGCTCTCCGGGGCGGCGAACGCGCGGATCGCCGAAGTCGCCGCGGAGATCGAGAAGCAGGGCGCCAAGAAGGTCCGGGTCTTCGGCTTCACCGACAACCTCGGCTCGTCCGCCCACGGAGACGTGCTCTCCAAGCAGCGCGCCGAAGCCGTACACGGCGTTCTGGAGAAGGAGTTGTCCTCCGCCGGGATCACCTTCGAGATCCGTGGCTACGGCGAGCAGTTCCCGATCGCTGACAACAGCGACGAAGAGGGTCGTAAGAAGAACCGCCGCGTGGAGGTCTCCTTCCCGCGCGGTGAGGCGGACAGTTCCCAGAACTGA